A region of the Candidatus Methanoperedens sp. genome:
AGGAAAAATATGTGGGTTAGGCCCAACCCGGATTTTAGCCCTGAAAAACCCCTGTTCCTTTGCATACTTGCAAATACGGAAACGGCTAAAATCCCCAATATATCAGCGGCAGGAAAATCCCCGGAACTCACTGATTATACTCCTGCCGCAGATGCAGAACTTGTGGAGACGGGAAACGCCATAAGCATCAATGAACCTGCAATGACGCCGTCAGGCGCCCCCACTCCAGCAGTCCTGACAAGAGCTTCAATGCTGCTTACGGGAATACCCTGTATTTTTATTAACTGCGGGCTTCGGATCCGTCCCATGATCCCGACCATAGACCTGAATACCCGTCCTGGCGGTGATATCCGGAAAGGCCATGCAGTTATTGATGCATATGATATTTTCAGTAAATCAAAGGCTCTTGGCGAAAAACTCGGACAACTCTCGGATTTTGTGATTATCGGTGAGAGCGTGCCCGGAGGAACAACAACTGCAATGGGTGTGCTCAGGGCTATCGGGTATGATGGTAAGGTCTCGTCCAGCTTTCCGAAAAACCCCCTGCAAATAAAGAATAAAGTAGTAGAAGAGGCGATGAAAAATTCAGGAATATCTTTTGGAAGCTTGAGGAACAGCCCTCTTAATGCAGTTGAAAGTCTTGGAGACCCGATGATGGCGGCAGCAGCAGGACTTGTTGACGGGCTGAATAAAAAGACTGTGCTTGCCGGCGGAACCCAGATGGTATCTGTTCTTAGCGTCATTAAACATCTCGGCCTTGCGCGTGATGTTTCCATTGCAACTACGCGGTATGTTGCTGACGATAAAAGTGCAAATTTCCGGGAAATGACTGAAATCCTGGGCTACGAATCTTTTGCTGCTGATCCCGGTTTTGGAAATTCGAGGAGAAAAGGGCTTCGTATGTATGAGAATGGGGATGTAAAGGAAGGAGTAGGCGCAGGCGGTGCCATGTTCGCAGCAGCAATGATGGGTTTTTCCCAGAAGGAATTCAGGGAAAAAACAGAAGAAGTATGCGATAGTATTTTTGGAATTTAACGATATATTATTTCATTATTTCCGTATCAATATTAGCTGCAATTTTTTTCATTTTATTATACCACTCATCGATGTTTCCCTCTACCATCTCTTTTAGCTTTGCGGGTTCAAGTGCTCTATATTCATAGTAATACCCGCCTTCTGTAATAGTTTTTGTCTCGCGGTGAACAAGACCGCTTGTCATCAGGTTCTGTAAAGACCTGTAAGCAGTGCTTCTCTCACGGGTAAGGATCTCACCCAGGCATTCTGCCGTCATTGGCCCCTTTATTACAAGTACTTTGTAAGCATCTATATCGATGGTTTTAAGACCGAGGATACACTTTGCGATATCGTCACATTTGAAATTTCCCCGGATCATTTCTGGAATTGATCTTGGCATAATATCCTACGTTTTGCACAATTTGTACAAAACCTATCTATACCTGTAAGTTTAAATAGCTTATGAATGAAAACCGCAGGTTTTATTATTGTTCTCGGATGTAAGAAATGCGGGAAGTGCGATGGGGTTTGCGAGACCGGGGCTTTGACGCGTGTGGATGGCATTGCGCGTGTGGATCATGAAAAATGCAATTTGTGCTTGCGCTGCGTTAAGGTATGCCCGA
Encoded here:
- a CDS encoding TrmB family transcriptional regulator, producing MPRSIPEMIRGNFKCDDIAKCILGLKTIDIDAYKVLVIKGPMTAECLGEILTRERSTAYRSLQNLMTSGLVHRETKTITEGGYYYEYRALEPAKLKEMVEGNIDEWYNKMKKIAANIDTEIMK
- a CDS encoding 4Fe-4S dicluster domain-containing protein, coding for MKTAGFIIVLGCKKCGKCDGVCETGALTRVDGIARVDHEKCNLCLRCVKVCPNKALVYLD
- a CDS encoding TIGR00303 family protein, whose protein sequence is MWVRPNPDFSPEKPLFLCILANTETAKIPNISAAGKSPELTDYTPAADAELVETGNAISINEPAMTPSGAPTPAVLTRASMLLTGIPCIFINCGLRIRPMIPTIDLNTRPGGDIRKGHAVIDAYDIFSKSKALGEKLGQLSDFVIIGESVPGGTTTAMGVLRAIGYDGKVSSSFPKNPLQIKNKVVEEAMKNSGISFGSLRNSPLNAVESLGDPMMAAAAGLVDGLNKKTVLAGGTQMVSVLSVIKHLGLARDVSIATTRYVADDKSANFREMTEILGYESFAADPGFGNSRRKGLRMYENGDVKEGVGAGGAMFAAAMMGFSQKEFREKTEEVCDSIFGI